AGAACCAGTTGAAGAAGTTAACGCTGCTGTCGTGGTGCCTGCGCCTGTATGCCTTCCGTTCAAAGCCCTGGTGCCACTGAACTGGAGTGGAACGAGATGCTTGGTATCCTGCAGGAAGAGCAGTTTGGGAGAAAGGCCTCAATCACTTTTCGATTCAACCTAGACTTTTCTGCCCCCAACCACCGGGCCACCGCCCGCCACCCctacccacccccgcccccacccaagATCCAGGGAGCAGCTTCTCACCAGTGACCTTCATCAGGTACTCCTTGACAATCACTTCATTCTGGAAATACCTATTCCTCCGAGGACAACAATGTGATCTTGCAGTGACGAGTGGGATGCCTGAATTCCTCCACCTGCCAGGACAAAGTgtgcggggtggggtgggtgtgaAACCTCTTTACAGAAGAGCTGTCCTTTCCTGTGTTAGGGATAGACcatgccctctcccctccccagtcaCCTCCCCTCCACAATCATCAGTGTCCCGTGCCTGACCTCCAAGTTGGTCATGAAGTGAAGCATGTCTGCATCTTGCTTGCTCATCAAAACTGACATTTGGGGGTGGTTCATAAACTGCTTTAGGTCAAGGAGCCTCTAGATGCTAGAGGTAAAAGTGCTGGAAGAACAAAGCTAGCCTAAAGAGTAGAATGGCCCTCCCTGTTTGACTTCAACTTGCTACTGGTTAACTCGTCACATTTCTGTTGACGCGGGCTATATGAATGCCGCACAAGGTCCAAGGCTGTGCCCATGAATGCCCTACCACGAGGAGGTTCTCTTCCTAACCGGATAAGCTTCACCTCAGCCCCTTGAAAGTTAGCTTACTTCGGGAAAACAAGCACTCCTAGCTAGAACCCGTAGGACCACTTACacttccccacctctcccccatTCCAGACAAGCCTTCTCTCCGAAGAGACCCTGGTGCTAATGACAATTCTGATTGCGACCTCTGAAAGTATAGCCCAACTATCAATTTGGGCTAGCCAGAACAGCAAGGACATCACACCTACGATCAGGAACAGATATGCAGGACGGTAACCAATACCCACCATCCAGAAAAGTAAATACGGTACCAGAACTGCCAGATCTGTAAACTGTTCCTGCCATACCCcggcttaaacaaacaaacaaacaaaaaactcacaaGCACCACACCAAGGGATACAACTTCGACCCAGAAGCCACGGATGCCCTGGATGATGGCGCTTCTGTGTTCTAGATGCACCTTCCGCCGCTGACTGGTCTTACGTTTCAGGAGAGCATGCGCCCTTTGGGCTTTCTTATTCACGGGCTCCAGCTCCAGCTGCAGGGCCGCCAGCGCCTCCAGTGCAGGCCGGTCACTCAGGGCTCCGGGCCTTGGATGGTCGTGGACATGCTCCTCCGAGGACACCTGCTCCTGCTCCTCGTATgccaccacctccacctcctccatgaCGTCCAACACCAGCAGCTGGAACTCCTGCCCGAGTCCCgccacctctccctcctccacagcCGCACCTTCCTCCACTGCCTCCACCCAGAAGAGGGCGGCCTCCTCGCCTGGCGCACCACCTGCGGCCTGCATCGCCTCTGCCGCCCCCACCGAGCTGGTAGGCCCCAGGGCCCCTCCCTCATGAAGACCCGGGCTCACAACTAAGATCCAGGATCCCGGAGTGCTGCCGCCTTCCTCTGGCCCCGTCTCACTCTCCATGGTATTCTCGCCGAAGCCCGGAGCTGCAAACAAGCTGGACGCTAGAGCACGGCAGACGGCCCTCACGGGCCGCCCGCCGGCCGCAGTCTACGTGGTCCTACTCCCGACGGGTTACTGGGCAAGAGCCAGGGAACGGCGAAAGGGAGAGACGCATGCGCAGAACCCTCTGCCACCAGGCCCGCCTACTATGGCGACGGGAAGGGGCTGAACTCTCCACCCTGACCTCCTGACCTCATCCCAGAACCAATCAAATGGAGTCTAAAGCGGTTCGCTCCTGGGACACGCCCCTTGGAATCCTGGGCCCTCTGCCAGCCTGTGACAGGCGGCCAATGTCGGCCCAGCGCAAAGTGGGCGTGTCCTGGCAAGCCTTTTGCCTGCCTAGCAGTGCAGCCGCGCCCGAGCAGCGACTGGGAGAGCCAGGGCCACCTGAAGCTGCAACAGTCCTCAAGCTTGAAGTTGCCCCTGGGGCAGCGCGCCCGTGTGCTCAGGGACCCACTCAGGAAGACAGGGTTCCTGGGTACCTCAGGGACAGAGTTGCTCTCCTCCGATCCAAACCGCAAGccacggggtgggggtggggggagtaggagggaggaggggggatggC
This window of the Bos mutus isolate GX-2022 unplaced genomic scaffold, NWIPB_WYAK_1.1 CTG1146, whole genome shotgun sequence genome carries:
- the LOC138986753 gene encoding LOW QUALITY PROTEIN: testis-specific Y-encoded protein 3-like (The sequence of the model RefSeq protein was modified relative to this genomic sequence to represent the inferred CDS: deleted 1 base in 1 codon) yields the protein MESETGPEEGGSTPGSWILVVSPGLHEGGALGPTSSVGAAEAMQAAGGAPGEEAALFWVEAVEEGAAVEEGEVAGLGQEFQLLVLDVMEEVEVVAYEEQEQVSSEEHVHDHPRPGALSDRPALEALAALQLELEPVNKKAQRAHALLKRKTSQRRKVHLEHRSAIIQGIRGFWVEVFMNHPQMSVLMSKQDADMLHFMTNLEVEEFRHPTRHCKITLLSRRNRYFQNEVIVKEYLMKVTGYQASRSTPVQWHQGFERKAYRRRHHDSSVNFFNWFFDHNFTGSDWIAEIIIRDLWPNPLQYYVRRKAAPRKVPGGREGM